In Microtus ochrogaster isolate Prairie Vole_2 chromosome 4, MicOch1.0, whole genome shotgun sequence, one genomic interval encodes:
- the LOC101992540 gene encoding torsin-1A isoform X2, with amino-acid sequence MKLGRAVVALLLLAPFAVRAVEPISLGLALAGVLTGYISYPRLYCLFTECCGQKRSLSREALQKDLDNKLFGQHLAKKVILNAVSGFLSNPKPKKPLTLSLHGWTGTGKNFVSKIIAENIYEGGLNSDYVHLFVATLHFPHASNVTLYKDQLQMWIRGNVSACARSIFIFDEMDKMHAGLIDAIKPFLDYYDVVDDVSYQKAIFIFLRWLLAQQPH; translated from the exons ATGAAGCTGGGCCGGGCCGTAGtggccctgctgctgctggcgCCGTTCGCGGTTCGTGCCGTGGAGCCCATCAGCCTGGGCCTGGCCCTGGCCGGCGTACTCACCGGCTACATCTCCTACCCGCGCCTCTACTGCCTCTTTACCGAGTGCTGCGGCCAGAAGCGGAGCCTCAGCCGAGAGG CGCTGCAGAAGGATCTGGATAACAAACTCTTTGGACAGCATCTTGCAAAGAAAGTCATCTTAAACGCCGTGTCTGGTTTCCTAAGCAACCCGAAGCCCAAGAAGCCCCTTACCCTCTCCCTGCATGGGTGGACAGGCACCGGCAAAAACTTCGTCAGCAAGATCATCGCAGAGAATATTTACGAGGGTGGACTCAACAGTGACTATGTGCACCTGTTTGTGGCCACGCTGCACTTCCCCCACGCCTCCAACGTCACCCTGTATAAG GACCAGCTACAGATGTGGATTCGAGGCAACGTGAGCGCCTGTGCTCGGTCCATCTTCATCTTTGACGAGATGGACAAGATGCACGCAGGCCTCATTGATGCCATTAAGCCTTTCCTAGACTACTATGATGTGGTAGATGATGTCTCCTATCAGAAGGCCATCTTCATCTTCCTCAG GTGGCTTCTGGCACAGCAGCCTCATTGA
- the LOC101992540 gene encoding torsin-1A isoform X1 — MKLGRAVVALLLLAPFAVRAVEPISLGLALAGVLTGYISYPRLYCLFTECCGQKRSLSREALQKDLDNKLFGQHLAKKVILNAVSGFLSNPKPKKPLTLSLHGWTGTGKNFVSKIIAENIYEGGLNSDYVHLFVATLHFPHASNVTLYKDQLQMWIRGNVSACARSIFIFDEMDKMHAGLIDAIKPFLDYYDVVDDVSYQKAIFIFLSNAGAERITDVALDFWKSGKQREDIKLRDMEHALSVSVFNNKNSGFWHSSLIDRNLIDYFVPFLPLEYKHLKMCIRVEMQSRGYEVDEDIISKVAEEMTFFPKEERVFSDKGCKTVFTKLDYYLDD, encoded by the exons ATGAAGCTGGGCCGGGCCGTAGtggccctgctgctgctggcgCCGTTCGCGGTTCGTGCCGTGGAGCCCATCAGCCTGGGCCTGGCCCTGGCCGGCGTACTCACCGGCTACATCTCCTACCCGCGCCTCTACTGCCTCTTTACCGAGTGCTGCGGCCAGAAGCGGAGCCTCAGCCGAGAGG CGCTGCAGAAGGATCTGGATAACAAACTCTTTGGACAGCATCTTGCAAAGAAAGTCATCTTAAACGCCGTGTCTGGTTTCCTAAGCAACCCGAAGCCCAAGAAGCCCCTTACCCTCTCCCTGCATGGGTGGACAGGCACCGGCAAAAACTTCGTCAGCAAGATCATCGCAGAGAATATTTACGAGGGTGGACTCAACAGTGACTATGTGCACCTGTTTGTGGCCACGCTGCACTTCCCCCACGCCTCCAACGTCACCCTGTATAAG GACCAGCTACAGATGTGGATTCGAGGCAACGTGAGCGCCTGTGCTCGGTCCATCTTCATCTTTGACGAGATGGACAAGATGCACGCAGGCCTCATTGATGCCATTAAGCCTTTCCTAGACTACTATGATGTGGTAGATGATGTCTCCTATCAGAAGGCCATCTTCATCTTCCTCAG CAATGCGGGGGCAGAAAGGATCACAGATGTGGCTTTGGATTTCTGGAAAAgcgggaagcagagggaagacaTCAAGCTCAGAGACATGGAGCACGCCCTGTCCGTGTCAGTCTTCAATAACAAGAACA GTGGCTTCTGGCACAGCAGCCTCATTGACCGGAACCTCATTGATTATTTtgtccccttcctgcctctggagTATAAGCACCTGAAAATGTGCATCAGAGTTGAGATGCAGTCCCGTGGCTATGAAGTAGATGAGGACATTATAAGCAaagtggctgaagagatgaccTTCTTCCCCAAGGAGGAGAGAGTCTTCTCTGACAAGGGCTGCAAGACTgtgttcaccaagctggactacTACCTGGATGACTGA
- the C4H9orf78 gene encoding telomere length and silencing protein 1 homolog, with protein MRITGKTFRRRRADSESEEDEQESEEVRLKLEETREVQNLRKRPNGVSAAALLVGEKVQEETTLVDDPFQMTTGGMVDMKKLKERGKDKVSEEEDLHLGTSFSAETNRRDEDADMMKYIETELKKRKGIVEQEEQKAKPKNAEDCLYELPENIRVSSAKKTEEMLSNQMLSGIPEVDLGIDAKIKNIISTEDAKARLLAEQQNKKKDSETSFVPTNMAVNYVQHNRFYHEELNAPIRRNKEEPKARPLRVGDTEKPEPERSPPNRKRPANEKATDDYHYEKFKKMNRRY; from the exons ATGCGAATAACCGGGAAGACTTTCCGCCGCAGGCGGGCTGACTCGGAGTCGGAGGAAGATGAGCAGGAATCAGAGGAGGTTCG GTTGAAACTTGAAGAAACCCGAGAGGTGCAGAACTTAAGGAAGAGACCAAACGGGGTGAG TGCTGCCGCCCTTCTGGTGGGAGAGAAGGTTCAAGAGGAGACGACTCTAGTG GACGACCCTTTCCAAATGACCACAGGGGGCATGGTGGACATGAAGAAGCTGAAGGAGAGGGGCAAAGATAA GGTCAGTGAAGAGGAGGACCTGCACCTGGGGACATCCTTTTCTGCAGAAACTAACCGGAGGGATGAGGATGCAGACAT GATGAAGTACATTGAGACAGagctgaagaagaggaaggggattgtggagcaagaggaacagaAGGCCAAGCCCAAGAATGCTGAGGACTGCCTCTACGAACTGCCGGAGAACATCCGCGTCTCATCTGCCAAGAAGACCGAGGAGATGCTGTCCAACCAGATGCTGAGCGGCATCCCCGAGGTGGACCTGGGCATAGA tgctaaaataaaaaatatcatttccACGGAGGACGCCAAGGCCCGGCTACTGGCTGAGCAGCAGAACAAGAAGAAGGATAGCGAGACATCATTTGTGCCCACCAACATGGCGGTGAACTATGTCCAGCACAATCGCT tttATCACGAGGAGCTCAATGCACCTATTCgaagaaacaaagaagagccCAAAGCCCGGCCCTTGCGAGTGGGTGACACTGAGAAGCCAGAGCCTGAAC GGTCCCCTCCCAACCGCAAGCGTCCTGCTAATGAGAAGGCCACAGATGACTACCACTACGAGAAGTTCAAGAAGATGAACAGGCGCTACTGA